The proteins below come from a single Mycobacterium parmense genomic window:
- a CDS encoding MarR family transcriptional regulator — translation MKRRPGVDSANTIFEMIDTGTDLTWRYLLPNRRDLSPSAALVLNRVHREGPMRLTALAAAEDTSQPAMTQLVQRMERQGLLARSSDPDDGRAALVSISDAGRELWDQRAEDRRKRLAQLLDGLSSEDELALWLAAQVAMPILRRLTQSATSPEPTAPATSL, via the coding sequence ATGAAGAGGCGACCCGGCGTCGACAGCGCCAACACGATCTTCGAGATGATCGACACCGGGACCGATTTGACCTGGCGTTACCTGTTGCCCAACCGACGGGATCTGAGCCCCAGCGCCGCGCTGGTGCTCAACCGGGTCCACCGCGAAGGCCCGATGCGGCTGACGGCGCTGGCCGCGGCCGAGGACACCAGCCAGCCCGCCATGACGCAGTTGGTGCAGCGGATGGAACGCCAGGGCCTGTTGGCGCGGTCGAGCGATCCCGACGACGGCCGGGCCGCGTTGGTGTCCATCAGCGACGCCGGGCGCGAGCTGTGGGATCAGCGCGCCGAAGATCGCCGGAAGCGGCTCGCCCAGCTGCTGGACGGATTGTCCTCGGAGGACGAGCTCGCCCTGTGGCTCGCCGCCCAGGTGGCGATGCCGATTCTGCGCCGACTGACGCAATCCGCGACTTCGCCCGAACCCACCGCGCCCGCGACCAGTCTCTGA
- a CDS encoding NAD-dependent epimerase/dehydratase family protein gives MDDGGTTVTGQRALVMGASGNVGAAVTRRLVSGGADVRVLLRKSSATRGIDGLDVQRCYGDIFDTSAVAAAMTDRDVVYYCVVDTRAELRDPAPLFETNVKGLRNVLEVAAKADLKRFVFLSTIGAIAIGTDGATVDEDTPFNWADRGGNYIESRRQAEDLVFSYVAERGLPAVVTNVSNPYGPPDWQPRQGIFVQLAALGKMPFYIRGVGAEVVGIDDVADALVLAAERGRVGERYIVSERYMTQRELVTCAAQAVGARPPRIGIPMALVYALARFGDVVRPLLRRDLPISTQSARLIALTSPASHDKATRELGWHPAPTEESIRRAAHVYVDRSAAKTVV, from the coding sequence ATGGATGACGGCGGTACAACCGTGACCGGGCAGCGTGCCCTGGTCATGGGCGCGAGCGGCAACGTGGGGGCGGCCGTCACCCGCCGACTCGTTTCCGGCGGCGCCGACGTCCGGGTCCTGTTGCGAAAGTCGAGCGCTACCAGAGGAATCGACGGCCTGGACGTCCAGCGCTGTTACGGTGACATCTTCGACACCTCCGCAGTGGCCGCCGCCATGACCGACCGCGACGTCGTCTACTACTGCGTCGTCGACACCAGGGCGGAACTGCGTGACCCCGCACCGCTGTTCGAGACCAACGTCAAGGGCCTGCGCAACGTCCTCGAGGTGGCGGCGAAGGCCGACCTGAAGCGATTTGTCTTTCTGAGCACCATCGGCGCCATCGCGATCGGCACCGACGGTGCGACCGTCGACGAGGACACTCCCTTCAACTGGGCCGACCGGGGCGGCAACTACATCGAATCTCGCCGCCAGGCAGAAGATCTGGTCTTCTCCTACGTCGCGGAGCGCGGGTTACCGGCGGTGGTCACCAACGTCTCCAATCCCTACGGTCCGCCCGATTGGCAGCCGCGGCAGGGGATCTTCGTCCAGCTCGCGGCGCTCGGGAAGATGCCGTTCTACATCCGCGGCGTCGGCGCCGAGGTCGTCGGCATCGACGATGTCGCCGACGCGTTGGTCCTTGCGGCCGAACGCGGCCGGGTCGGCGAGCGCTACATCGTCTCCGAGCGGTACATGACGCAGCGGGAGCTGGTGACGTGCGCCGCACAGGCCGTCGGTGCGCGCCCGCCGCGGATCGGGATCCCGATGGCGCTCGTGTACGCGCTCGCCCGGTTCGGCGACGTCGTGCGCCCTTTGCTGCGGCGCGACTTGCCCATCAGCACGCAGAGCGCGCGGCTCATCGCACTGACCTCGCCGGCCAGCCACGACAAGGCCACCCGCGAACTCGGCTGGCACCCCGCGCCCACCGAGGAGTCGATCCGGCGCGCGGCCCACGTTTATGTCGACCGAAGTGCCGCGAAAACCGTTGTGTGA
- a CDS encoding PPE family protein encodes MSDFASLPPEVNSARMYLGPGSTPMLVAAAAWNGLGAELRSAASSYGSILGVLTGEQWHGPASAAMAAAALPYVVWMSDAATRAEHTASQAESAAAAYEAAFAATVPPPVVAQNRVRMAALVATNILGQNTAAIAATETQYAEMWAQDAAAMYGYAGSSAAATRLAEFTLPQPTTSPTGLTAQSAAVAEQSTLSQMVAAVPTSLQRMAYPASAAPRTQAVDILRLLLTGSGSGNDALDGFWNTWGPNGNIWNTVFSSGFYMPSNTLAPFLGLTGGEASGQTAAAAGEAAAGAAGEEVAGPVVGIAGPGPAFAAGLGQAATLGPLSVPPSWTASAPLSGPLASSLGGTPMVAPPPAMAAGLPGVPLGGGAAGQGYGRAVPQYGFRPTFVARPPAAG; translated from the coding sequence ATGAGCGACTTCGCCTCGCTGCCACCGGAGGTCAACTCCGCCCGCATGTACCTTGGACCGGGTTCCACACCCATGCTGGTCGCCGCCGCGGCCTGGAACGGCCTGGGCGCCGAATTACGATCGGCCGCATCGTCTTACGGCTCGATTCTCGGTGTCCTGACCGGCGAGCAGTGGCACGGCCCGGCGTCGGCCGCCATGGCGGCCGCGGCCCTTCCCTATGTCGTGTGGATGAGTGACGCCGCCACCCGGGCAGAGCACACCGCATCACAGGCCGAATCCGCGGCCGCGGCCTACGAAGCCGCGTTCGCCGCCACCGTGCCCCCGCCGGTGGTTGCCCAGAACCGGGTCCGGATGGCGGCATTGGTCGCCACCAACATCCTGGGCCAGAACACTGCGGCCATCGCCGCCACCGAAACGCAGTACGCCGAGATGTGGGCCCAGGACGCCGCGGCAATGTACGGCTATGCCGGCTCGTCTGCAGCCGCCACCCGGCTCGCCGAGTTCACCCTGCCGCAGCCGACCACCAGCCCGACCGGGCTCACCGCGCAGTCCGCGGCCGTCGCCGAACAGTCGACGCTGAGTCAGATGGTGGCCGCGGTGCCGACGTCCCTGCAGAGGATGGCGTACCCCGCCTCGGCGGCGCCGAGGACGCAAGCCGTGGATATCCTCCGCCTCCTGCTGACCGGGTCCGGGTCGGGCAACGACGCGCTCGACGGCTTCTGGAACACCTGGGGACCCAACGGCAACATTTGGAACACCGTGTTCTCGTCGGGGTTCTACATGCCGAGCAACACCCTGGCGCCGTTCCTGGGCCTGACCGGCGGCGAGGCCAGTGGCCAGACGGCCGCCGCGGCAGGTGAGGCCGCGGCCGGGGCGGCCGGCGAGGAGGTGGCGGGCCCGGTCGTCGGCATCGCAGGTCCGGGACCGGCGTTCGCGGCCGGACTGGGCCAAGCCGCCACGCTGGGACCGCTCTCGGTGCCCCCGAGTTGGACCGCGTCCGCGCCGCTGTCCGGACCGCTGGCGTCGAGCCTGGGCGGTACTCCGATGGTGGCCCCGCCTCCGGCCATGGCGGCGGGCCTGCCCGGAGTTCCGCTGGGCGGCGGGGCGGCCGGTCAGGGCTACGGGCGCGCCGTACCGCAGTACGGATTCCGCCCGACCTTCGTCGCACGCCCGCCGGCAGCGGGATAG
- a CDS encoding PE domain-containing protein, giving the protein MVLSVQPEAVLASSGAESAISAETQAAASAAAPALLGVTPMGADPDSAMFAAALNACGGSYLGVVSEHAAQRGLFAGAQGMAAGVYGATETLRTLTFGL; this is encoded by the coding sequence ATGGTTCTGTCTGTGCAGCCAGAAGCCGTTTTGGCGTCGTCGGGCGCGGAATCGGCGATCAGCGCAGAGACTCAGGCCGCCGCGTCGGCCGCTGCGCCGGCGCTGCTGGGGGTCACGCCGATGGGTGCCGACCCGGACTCGGCGATGTTCGCGGCGGCGCTCAATGCCTGCGGTGGCAGCTATCTGGGGGTGGTCTCGGAGCACGCGGCGCAGCGGGGCCTGTTCGCCGGCGCCCAGGGCATGGCCGCAGGCGTGTATGGCGCGACCGAGACGTTGCGAACGTTGACGTTTGGGCTTTAG
- a CDS encoding PPE family protein: MADPGWAARTPEENDLLLKGGAGAGVGTHLANETAWTTLAATHHASGVASAINTAATSASWLGTGSAASAANVTALNASLHGLAGWVDVKPAVVSTAISAYTTANAAMRPAPECIANRDEWGVDNGINPLVLGALTPRIVSLDVEYFGVMWPNNSAVGASYGAILTALAESLAIPPPVAGLGASPAAPAEAASAVGQAAADTAAGDGMRAAYQGVQSGTTGAGQSASAGQDAGSQLGTLMQPMQSMMQAVPQALQAPAQMMQAPMQAMQPLMGMFTNSGGLGMGAAAPGASAASATGGISAAEAGASMGASGGSASLGGAGVSATSFTRPVSAFDSSASGRPVGLRPSGALGAEAVRPQTTTVGGSPMGGMPVGHAAGGHRDSRGKSEQPATVRVVDNRL; this comes from the coding sequence ATGGCTGATCCGGGGTGGGCAGCCCGTACACCTGAAGAGAACGATCTGTTGCTCAAGGGCGGGGCCGGAGCCGGGGTGGGCACACACCTGGCCAACGAGACCGCATGGACGACCCTGGCGGCAACCCATCATGCATCGGGTGTCGCTTCCGCGATCAATACCGCCGCCACGTCAGCGAGCTGGCTGGGCACGGGATCGGCCGCGTCGGCGGCAAACGTGACCGCGCTCAACGCGTCGCTGCATGGCCTGGCCGGGTGGGTCGACGTCAAGCCGGCGGTGGTTTCAACCGCGATCTCGGCGTACACGACCGCCAACGCGGCCATGCGTCCGGCGCCCGAATGCATCGCCAATCGCGACGAGTGGGGCGTCGACAACGGCATCAACCCGCTGGTGCTGGGAGCGCTGACCCCGCGAATCGTGTCGCTGGACGTTGAGTATTTCGGCGTGATGTGGCCGAACAACTCGGCGGTCGGCGCCAGCTACGGAGCGATTTTGACGGCATTGGCGGAAAGCCTGGCGATCCCGCCGCCGGTCGCCGGCCTGGGCGCTTCGCCCGCGGCTCCGGCGGAGGCCGCTTCGGCGGTCGGCCAGGCGGCGGCCGATACCGCGGCCGGTGACGGCATGCGCGCCGCATATCAGGGCGTCCAGTCGGGCACCACCGGCGCCGGTCAATCGGCATCGGCCGGGCAGGACGCCGGCAGCCAGCTCGGGACGCTCATGCAGCCCATGCAGTCGATGATGCAGGCCGTGCCCCAGGCGCTGCAGGCTCCCGCCCAGATGATGCAGGCGCCGATGCAGGCGATGCAGCCGCTCATGGGCATGTTCACCAACTCCGGGGGTCTGGGCATGGGCGCGGCAGCCCCCGGTGCCTCGGCGGCATCGGCGACCGGCGGGATCTCGGCTGCCGAGGCGGGAGCCTCGATGGGCGCGAGCGGCGGGAGCGCCTCGCTGGGCGGCGCGGGGGTGTCGGCGACCAGCTTCACCCGCCCGGTCAGTGCCTTCGACTCCTCCGCCAGCGGCCGTCCGGTCGGGTTGCGGCCGAGCGGGGCGTTGGGCGCCGAGGCGGTCCGTCCGCAGACGACGACGGTCGGCGGCTCGCCGATGGGTGGCATGCCGGTGGGTCACGCGGCGGGCGGACACCGCGACTCCCGGGGCAAATCCGAACAACCCGCGACAGTGCGGGTTGTCGACAATCGGTTGTGA
- a CDS encoding WXG100 family type VII secretion target: MTIKVTPQMLRDTSNAIQANMEHAMAIAQGYVANQENVMNPATWSGDAVTASHVTATEVAGDLNKILTGGTRLAEGLNQAAALMEGHEADSTHAFNALFGQHGS; the protein is encoded by the coding sequence GTGACAATCAAGGTGACACCGCAAATGTTGCGGGACACTTCCAATGCCATTCAGGCGAACATGGAGCACGCGATGGCGATCGCTCAGGGCTATGTCGCGAATCAGGAAAACGTGATGAATCCGGCCACGTGGTCCGGCGATGCCGTAACGGCCTCGCACGTGACTGCCACCGAGGTCGCCGGTGACCTGAACAAGATCCTGACCGGCGGCACCCGCCTGGCCGAGGGGCTCAACCAGGCGGCCGCCCTGATGGAAGGCCACGAGGCAGATTCGACCCACGCCTTCAACGCCCTTTTCGGCCAGCACGGCTCGTAA
- a CDS encoding WXG100 family type VII secretion target, protein MSNPITYNPGAVADFASDVASRAGQLQSIYEDTSNRTNALTEFFAGHGASGFFEAQAQMLSGLQGLIDTVRQHGQTTSHVLDSAISTDQHIHGLF, encoded by the coding sequence ATGAGCAACCCGATCACCTACAACCCGGGCGCCGTCGCCGACTTCGCATCGGATGTCGCGTCACGCGCGGGTCAGCTGCAATCGATCTATGAGGACACATCGAATCGGACGAACGCGCTGACGGAATTCTTCGCCGGCCACGGTGCCTCGGGGTTCTTCGAGGCTCAGGCGCAGATGCTGTCGGGCCTGCAGGGACTGATCGACACCGTGCGTCAGCACGGGCAGACGACCTCCCACGTGCTCGACAGCGCAATCAGCACCGACCAGCACATCCACGGCCTGTTCTGA